A segment of the Zetaproteobacteria bacterium genome:
GATCCTCTACCGCCCGGAGGAGGAGCCGGACCCTTCCTCCTCCGGGGCGCAGGGCGGGCAGCCGATGCGCCGCCAGAAGAGATCGTAGAAGCACTCGACGACCAGCGCGCGGGTGCCGCTGCCCGATTTGATGATCGAGCGCCTGGCCCAGCGGCGGGTGCCGTCCCGGGTGGCGAAGCGGGCGATGCTGAGATCCGAGCGGGCCAGCGAGGCGCCGCGGTCGATCAGCAGGTTGCCCAGCGGCAGCCTGCCCTGTTCGAGCCGGGCCATCAGCTCGCTGGAGACGCCCTCCAGCGGCAGGACCGACTCGGCGTCGAACATCGTTCTGGCGCCGTTGCGCAACGCCACCTGGCGACGCAGCACCGGCGATTGCCCGGCGCAGTCGAGCAGGCGCGCCTCCTCGGGCGAGGGGGTGTCGAGGAACTGGTCGAAGAGGTGGACGGTGAGGGTGAGGCCGTAGTGGCGTTCGATGAAACGGGTGAGCGAGCCGGTGGCGCCCAGCACCGCCCTGATCGCCGCGGGTATCCC
Coding sequences within it:
- a CDS encoding chorismate lyase, producing the protein MFFGDMEAQQWIPVRDWHPSGIPAAIRAVLGATGSLTRFIERHYGLTLTVHLFDQFLDTPSPEEARLLDCAGQSPVLRRQVALRNGARTMFDAESVLPLEGVSSELMARLEQGRLPLGNLLIDRGASLARSDLSIARFATRDGTRRWARRSIIKSGSGTRALVVECFYDLFWRRIGCPPCAPEEEGSGSSSGR